In the Armatimonadota bacterium genome, CGCGTGATCGTCGGCCTCACCTTCCTCCTGCACGGCCTGCCCAAATGGGGCAACCTGGGCGGCGTGGCCGGGTTCTTCGGGAACGTCGGGATCCCCGCGCCCTCCCTGATGGCCCCCTGGGTGGCGTTCCTCGAGACCGTGGGGGGCCTCGCGCTGATCGTCGGTGTGGCGACACGCTACGCCGGCGTGCTCTTGGCCATCGAGATGGTGGTGACCACCGTGGTGGTCAAATGGCCCCGAGTGGGTTTCATCGCTCCCCTCGACCGGCCGGGGGTCGGCGCCGAACTCGACCTCCTGCTGCTGGCAGGCGCGCTGGTGGTGGCGACCCTGGGCCCTGGCCGGCTGTCGGTGGAGGGCGACCTGCTCAAGCGACAGCTCTAGCCCCTGACCGCACGCTGACGCGCGGACGAAGCGTTGGCTGGCCGGGACCATCAGCAGGCACCTGACAGTGTGCGGTGCGACACGTACTGCGGGTGCGTAAAGGGAAGAGGCTCGTTGGCTCCGCGGGCAGGATTCGAACCTGCAACCCTCCGGTTAACAGCCGGACGCTCTACCGTTGAGCTACCGCGGACCGTACGGGCAGCACCTGCATTCTAGGCAGCACGCGCGCGGCGCGTCAAGGCAGCGAACCCGGGCAGGCGGGGCCTGCCGCGCCCACTGGCCGGACTGCCGTTCGCAGCCCCTCCCGTCCCGCGGTGGTGGGGTCGTCGATGTGTGACCCGCGGTCGGGGCCAGGGAACGGCGGTGGCGCCCAGAAGTTACACCCCGCGACGGTCGACCCGGCGGCCCGCGGAGGTGTGCACCTGGCGTCGCGTGCGGAACTGATCGTTGGCACCACGGTCGTCGTCACCACGGCCCTGGCGCTGGTGGGCCTGGTGCGGCTGCTGGCCGTCGTGGCCGAGGTGCTGGTCATCGTGCTGATCGCCGCCATTCTGGCCACGGGGCTGGCACCGCTGGTCGACCGCCTGGAGCGTCGGACCTGGAGTCGCCGGCGCTGGCGGCTGTCCCGCACGGCGGCGGCCGGGGTGGTGTACGTGGGCCTGCTGGCGCTGCTGGGGCTCGTCGGCAGCGTGCTGGTCACGCCGGTCGTGCGCGAGGCCACCGATCTCGCCGCGCGGGCACCGGAGCTCTACGGACAGCTGCAGACGATGATCGCGGACCTGCAGCGGCGCTACCCCTGGCTGCCCGACCTGACGGGGCTCGTCGAGCGACTGCCGGAAGAGGCCGGCCGCCTGACGGCGTACGTGGGCCGCGCCACCGGCGTCGCCTTCCGCGTCTTCGGGGCCGTCGTCTCCGCGGTGACCGTGCTCATCCTGAGCTTCTACATGCTGCTGGAAGGCCCGACGATCAAGGCCGCGTTCCTGCGCCTGTTCCCCCGCCGCAACCACCGGCAGCTCGAGGCGGTGCTCGCCGAGATCGGCCGCAAGTTCGGGGGCTGGCTGCGCGGGCAGCTGTTCCTGGGGCTGATCGTCGGGATGGCCGCGGGGGTGGGCACGGCGGCCCTGGGCCTGCCCTACGCGTTCCTGCTGGGGCTCGCCGCCGGGGTCACAGAGCTGATCCCGCTGGTGGGGCCGGTGCTCGGCGCGATCCCCGCGGTGTTCGTGGCCCTGTTCGGGCCGCCGTGGCGTCTGGTGGCGGTGGTCGTCCTGTTCGTGGTGATCCAGCAGGCGGAGAACCACTTCCTGGTGCCGCGGGTGACGCGGCAGACGGTGGGACTGTCGCCGGTGCTGACGCTGATCGCCATCATGGTGGGGACGAAGCTGATGGGCGTACTCGGGGCGCTGCTGGCGGTGCCGGTCGCCGCCGCGGTGCAGGTCGTGGCCGGCGAGCTGGTGCGCACGTACGGTCCAAACGGCTGACGGGCCGCGGCCCCGCGGCCCGCACGCCGCTGCTCGTCCCTGCCGCACGGTGGTACGCGTCGCCTTCCCTGCCCGGGGCGCGTCACCTCCGTGCCCGGTGCGCTTCGCCTCCCGTTCCCGGTGCGCGTCGCCTGGCGTGCTCGGGCGGCCGGCAGGCGCACGACCGGCGCGAAGATCCGAAAGGTTTCCAGTGATCCGGCGGCCAACATGCCAGTGATGCGCACAGCGCGTTTCCAGGCGGCGCGGACGTCGACGGTGCGCGTCGCAGAGACCGGGCACGATCCACGAGGAGGCAGGCGATGAAGCACCCGGCAGGTCTACACCCCGCCGAGGCCCACGACTACCTGGTCGTCGCGCGCGGCAAGTTGCTGGACTGGATCCGCCCGCTGGCGTCCGAGCTGTACGCCCGCGAGTTCCCCTTCGGCCACAAGAGCATCCGCGCCACGCTGGTGCACGTCGCCTCCGCGGAGTGGGGCTACGTGCGACGCCTGCGCGGCGAGCTGGTGCCGCCCATCGACCAGCGGCCGTTCGCGCGATACGCCGGCGAGCCGTTCGCCCCGCTGGAGGCCGCGTGGGCGGCGCAGGCCGAGGAGACGCGCCGCACCTTGCAGGAAGTGCGGGACTGGGCGCAGCCGCTGGAGTGGGTGGCGTCGGTGGGCGGGCGGACGCGGCGGTTTCGCACGACGACGGGTGGCGTGGCGCTCCAGCTGCTCTTCCACGAGATCCACCACCGGGCGCAGGTCATGGCGATGCTCCGCCAGCTGGGGATCGCCGCGGAGAACCTCGACTACTCCGTGCTGGGCTTCCAGGTCGAGAACGCCTGACCCGCCCGCCTGGCGCAGCCCCGGCTGCCGGGGCCGCCGGTGCGGGGCGTTGCGGAAGTCCCACAACGCAGGCAGCAGGAACCGCCGCTCCTGCTGGGGCCGCGCGATCTCTTCCCGCGAGCGGCCCGCGCAGCCGCTCTCCGGTGCCGGGAGTGGGGACGTCCGGGGGGTCCGTTACCGCTCGTCGCCCTCGATCGTCGAGAGGGCCAGCGAGAGCGCAGCGGTCAGGAACGCCGTGGCCTCGTGCTCGCAGAGGTCGTTGAACCCGCGCTTGTCGAGAAAGCCGCGCAGCGCGGGGATCAGCCGCGCCAGCTTGTGCGCGGTGTACGAGAAGAGGTCCCAGTAGGCTTCCTCCGCGGCCGGGTGCCCCATGCCCGCCCGTTCGGTGAGGGCCAGGTAGCGGCTGTGCAGGTCGCGGTACTGCTGGTCCTCCTCGTGCTCGGCCCGCAGCCGGTCCACCACGCGCGCGACGTCGGCGTCGTCCATCGCCTCCTGGGCCAGGAAGCTCATGTCGAGCAGCAGCTCGGCCAGCTCCTCGGTGGGGTGCCCCAGGTAGAGGTCCTTCTTGTGGTGCTCGGCCCCGATCAGCCGTCGCAGTTCGCGCGAGAGCTCGTCGTCGGCCTTGGGCAGGCGGGGCGGCCGGCTGCCGGGGCCGTTGGGGCGTTCGCGCACCGTGATCCGGCTGAGCAGGTCGGCCCCGAACCGCTCGGACAGGAAGGCCTCGAGCTGGGCGCGCACCGGGGGCTGCGGGTGCACCAGGGTGACGGCGTCGCCCTTGAACGCCGCGTAGCGCCAGCCCTCCTTCGCCAGCGCGTCCAGCACCGCCGCCAGCCGGCCGAGCTGCGGGCCGCCGCGGGCCGCCTCGCGGCGCAAGGCAGCCACCAGCGCCCGCATCGAGCGGCCGCGGAACGCAAAGGGCCGAGGGCGATCGAAGAGGCGAATCTCCAGCTCGGCCACCATGTTGGCGCGGGCCATGGGAAACCCTAGCTCCAGACGCGCGGGGTCATCTCGGGAGCGGCAGCGACGAGGCTGTGGATGCGCCGTGCAGCTGGCACACCTCTATCCTCGGCGATGGCCGCGCGCTTGTCAACCACGCCCGCAGCGCCGGCTGCCTCACGGCACCATGACGACCTTGCCGAAGTGCTGGCGCCCTTCCATGATCTCGTGGGCGCGCCGAATCTCGGCCAGGGGAAGCACCGCGTGCAGCACGGGGTCGATGGCGCCCGCGAAGATGGCGCCCATCACGGCCCGCAGGTCGGAGACGTTGCCCATGGGCGCGCCGATGATGCGCCGGTGCCGCTGGTAGACCTCGCGGATGTCGAAGTCGGGCCGCTCGCCGCCCGATGCGCCGCAGATCGCCATACGGCCGCCGCGGCGCAGGCTGCGGATCGTCTGCACCCAGGTGGGCGCGCCCACGGGGTCGGCCGCCAGATGGACGCCGGCGCCGTCGGTGCGCTCGAGCACCACCGTGCTGAACTCGGGCGTCGCGCGGTGGTCGATGGCGATGGCGCCCAGGGCTGCAGCCCTGCGCGCCTTCTCCGGGCCGCCGACTACGGCGAAGATGCGCCGGGCCCCGGCCATCTTGGCGATGGCCAGCGCCGCCGTGCCCACCCCGCCGGAGGCGCCCACCACCAGCACGTCCTCGCCCGCCCGCAACCCGCCAGCGGTGATGAGCATCCGCCAGGCCGTGCAGTAGGCGGCCGGCACGGCGGCCTTCTCGAAGGGCACGTGGTCGGGCAGCCGCAGCAGGTTCTGCGCCGGCGCCACCGCGAACTCGGCCAGGCCGCCCGGGGTGTGCTCGCCCCAGATGCGGTAGTCCACGCACATCGTCTGCTCGCCGGCCAGGCAGAACTCGCACCGGCCACACGAGAGGATGGGGTTGACGACCACGCGGTCCCCGGGTCGCCATCCGTCGACCTGCGGCCCGACCGCCTCCACGACGCCCGCGACGTCGCCGCCGGTGGTGATGGGGAAGGTCCGCGGCCGCCAGGGGAAGATCGGCCGGCCGCCAGGCGGGCCCGACCGCGCCCAGATGTCCATGTTGTTGAGCCCGCAGGCCCGCACGCGGATCAACACCTCGCCGGGGCCGGGCACGGGCACCGGCACGTCTTCGATCTGAAGCACCTCGGGCGGCCCGTGCCGGTGGATGACGACGGCCTTCATGGTGGCACTGCGGGCGGCGCTCACGACGCCACCAGCTCCCGGGCCGCGCGCAGCGCGGCGGTCACGCGGTTGCGGCCGCGGACCAGGGCGGTCACCGTCAGGAAGTACTGGTCCGAGTCGGGCGCCAGGCTCGCCCACGTCCTGGCGGGCGCCAGGTCCGGCAGCGGCGGGACGTCCACGGCGGGGTCGTGCCGGAACCGGCCCGCCCGGGTGTAGTTGATCGGCACCAGGATGCGCGCCAGCCGCCGCAGCGTGGCGTTGGCTCGCCGGACCTCGGGGTCTGCGGGCGCGCGGCCCACCAGGTGCGCCCGGTCCAGGTACCAGCGCTCCAGCTCGGCGCGCAGCGCCCGGGCCTCGGCCAGCGGCGCGCTCAGGTCGAACGCCCCGCCGGTGGCGTCCTGGTAGGCCTGCAGCGTGCCCTCCAGTTCCGCGGCCAGCGCCGTGAAGTCCAGCGGGTGCAGCGTGGCGTTGGCGGTGCGGTACGCGGCGACCAGGTAGACCTTGATGTCGCGCAGCAGGTTGTCCCGGTCGGCGATCTCGATCGTGTCGTCCTCGGTGTGCCACGCGATGTTGCCGCCGCAGCCGCCCACGGCGTAGTACCCCTTCTCCCTGGCCAGGGCCGGCGGCATGGTGGACGACAGCATGTAGAACGTCGAGACCCCGATGTTGCTGAACGACTTGTCGCCGGCGCGCAGCGGGCGGCCGCCCGAGGCCTCCTGGCCGGTCACGTCCTTGATGACGGCCCTGGCGATGCCTGCGGCCTCGCTCATCCAGAAGACGTCCTCGTAGACCGTCGCCCACCGGCAGCCCGGCGAGTCGCAGTTGATGTGGGCGATGCAGTGGGCGTCCAGGTCCAGCGCAAAGGTGTCGGCGTACCAGACCGATCCGGCGTAGCGCCCCTGGGAGTGGCCGGGCCACCACGCGATCCGGACCGACCGCGCCAGGCGGTGGCGGTGCTTCCACAGGACGCGCGCCAGCTCCAGCAGCGTGGCGTCGCCGGTGGCGTTGTCGCCGATGCCCTGGTGCCAGCCGTCGACGTGGCCGTGGACCAGCACGAACTCCTCGGGCACCTGCGTGCCCGGGATCTCGGCGACGCACAGGGGGCAGGACATCCACCCCTCCGTGAGTCGTGTGGAGAGGCGCACCCGCACCGGGCCGGCCTGGGCCAGCTGTCGCAGCC is a window encoding:
- a CDS encoding DoxX family protein, with protein sequence MATAGFGAYALTLLRVIVGLTFLLHGLPKWGNLGGVAGFFGNVGIPAPSLMAPWVAFLETVGGLALIVGVATRYAGVLLAIEMVVTTVVVKWPRVGFIAPLDRPGVGAELDLLLLAGALVVATLGPGRLSVEGDLLKRQL
- a CDS encoding AI-2E family transporter, whose translation is MCDPRSGPGNGGGAQKLHPATVDPAARGGVHLASRAELIVGTTVVVTTALALVGLVRLLAVVAEVLVIVLIAAILATGLAPLVDRLERRTWSRRRWRLSRTAAAGVVYVGLLALLGLVGSVLVTPVVREATDLAARAPELYGQLQTMIADLQRRYPWLPDLTGLVERLPEEAGRLTAYVGRATGVAFRVFGAVVSAVTVLILSFYMLLEGPTIKAAFLRLFPRRNHRQLEAVLAEIGRKFGGWLRGQLFLGLIVGMAAGVGTAALGLPYAFLLGLAAGVTELIPLVGPVLGAIPAVFVALFGPPWRLVAVVVLFVVIQQAENHFLVPRVTRQTVGLSPVLTLIAIMVGTKLMGVLGALLAVPVAAAVQVVAGELVRTYGPNG
- a CDS encoding DinB family protein, with product MKHPAGLHPAEAHDYLVVARGKLLDWIRPLASELYAREFPFGHKSIRATLVHVASAEWGYVRRLRGELVPPIDQRPFARYAGEPFAPLEAAWAAQAEETRRTLQEVRDWAQPLEWVASVGGRTRRFRTTTGGVALQLLFHEIHHRAQVMAMLRQLGIAAENLDYSVLGFQVENA
- a CDS encoding alcohol dehydrogenase catalytic domain-containing protein is translated as MSAARSATMKAVVIHRHGPPEVLQIEDVPVPVPGPGEVLIRVRACGLNNMDIWARSGPPGGRPIFPWRPRTFPITTGGDVAGVVEAVGPQVDGWRPGDRVVVNPILSCGRCEFCLAGEQTMCVDYRIWGEHTPGGLAEFAVAPAQNLLRLPDHVPFEKAAVPAAYCTAWRMLITAGGLRAGEDVLVVGASGGVGTAALAIAKMAGARRIFAVVGGPEKARRAAALGAIAIDHRATPEFSTVVLERTDGAGVHLAADPVGAPTWVQTIRSLRRGGRMAICGASGGERPDFDIREVYQRHRRIIGAPMGNVSDLRAVMGAIFAGAIDPVLHAVLPLAEIRRAHEIMEGRQHFGKVVMVP
- a CDS encoding M28 family peptidase; translated protein: MQAVSTWRNDVDEQALLTEVSLDEPWALVERFTTLVRESGTPDERAAFDYISGRLAQFGVPHVVHTPTLFISLPRGARLEVLAPERRTLVAKTPSMSASTGGRWKRGEVVYVPTGVAADIREIFAAARGTGVDVRGRIALTEGYASPGKVFAFMKAGAAGAIFISPGERIHEGICTTIWGSPDLDAWDRKPTIPVVMVNKTEGAWLRQLAQAGPVRVRLSTRLTEGWMSCPLCVAEIPGTQVPEEFVLVHGHVDGWHQGIGDNATGDATLLELARVLWKHRHRLARSVRIAWWPGHSQGRYAGSVWYADTFALDLDAHCIAHINCDSPGCRWATVYEDVFWMSEAAGIARAVIKDVTGQEASGGRPLRAGDKSFSNIGVSTFYMLSSTMPPALAREKGYYAVGGCGGNIAWHTEDDTIEIADRDNLLRDIKVYLVAAYRTANATLHPLDFTALAAELEGTLQAYQDATGGAFDLSAPLAEARALRAELERWYLDRAHLVGRAPADPEVRRANATLRRLARILVPINYTRAGRFRHDPAVDVPPLPDLAPARTWASLAPDSDQYFLTVTALVRGRNRVTAALRAARELVAS